From one Gemmobacter sp. genomic stretch:
- the urtD gene encoding urea ABC transporter ATP-binding protein UrtD translates to MNTLLEVSGVSVTFDGFRAINNLSFAIGPAELRAIIGPNGAGKTTFMDIVTGKTRPDEGKVVWGEMAQSLLRLSEAQIARIGIGRKFQRPTVFEDQTVTENLIMALKAPRSPFAVLGWRAKPFDMDRVQALAAEVGLADELHRKSGELSHGQKQWLEIGMLLAQEPRLLLVDEPAAGMTLAEREHTTRLLVDLAKTRAVVVVEHDMDFVRRLNCRVTVLHEGSVLAEGSLDHVTSNPQVIEVYLGR, encoded by the coding sequence CTTTCGCGCCATCAACAACCTGTCCTTTGCCATCGGCCCGGCGGAACTGCGGGCGATCATCGGCCCGAACGGTGCCGGCAAGACCACCTTCATGGACATCGTCACCGGCAAGACCCGCCCGGATGAGGGGAAGGTGGTCTGGGGCGAAATGGCGCAATCCCTGCTGCGGCTGTCCGAGGCGCAGATCGCCCGCATCGGCATCGGCCGCAAGTTCCAGCGCCCCACCGTGTTCGAGGATCAGACCGTCACCGAAAACCTGATCATGGCGCTGAAGGCGCCGCGTTCGCCCTTTGCCGTGCTGGGCTGGCGCGCGAAACCCTTCGACATGGACCGCGTGCAGGCCCTGGCGGCCGAGGTGGGATTGGCTGACGAGCTGCACCGCAAATCGGGCGAGTTGTCGCACGGGCAAAAGCAGTGGCTGGAAATCGGCATGCTGCTGGCGCAGGAACCCCGGCTGCTGCTGGTCGATGAACCGGCTGCCGGCATGACACTGGCCGAACGCGAACATACCACGCGGCTGCTGGTCGATCTGGCGAAAACCCGCGCCGTGGTGGTGGTGGAACATGACATGGATTTCGTCCGCCGCCTGAACTGCCGCGTCACCGTGCTGCACGAAGGATCCGTTCTGGCCGAAGGCAGCCTGGATCACGTCACTTCCAATCCGCAAGTCATCGAAGTCTATCTGGGGCGCTAG